GCGGACGGATCCGGGTGCTCGGCGCCGACCCGCGCCGCGACGGCGTGGCGCTGCGCCGCCGGATCGGCTACCTCGCCGGCGACTTCGTCACCGACGGCCGGCAGACCGCCCGCGAACTCCTCACCTACCTCGGCAACCTGCGCGGCGGGCTGCCCCAAGCCCGGGTGGACGAGCTGGCGAGCCGGCTCGACCTCGACCTGAACCGACGGATCAAGGGGCTGAGCAAGGGCAACCGGCAGAAGGTCGGCATCGTCCAGGCCTTCATGCACGATCCGGAGCTGCTCGTCCTGGACGAGCCGACCAGCGGGTTGGACCCGTTCCTCCAACAGGAGTTCGTGACCATGGTTCGCGAGGCGCGGGCCGCCGGCCGGACGGTCTTCATGTCCTCGCACGTGATGAGCGAGGTCCAGCAGACCGCCGACCGGATCGGGATCATCCGGGACGGCCGGCTGGTCACCGTCGCCCGGGTCGAGGAGCTGCGCGAGCGGGCCGTCCGTCGGGTAGAGATCCACTTCGGGGACCCGGTGACCGAGGCGGAGTTCGCCGCCCTGCCCGGGGTCAGCGAGGTGAGCGTCGCCGGCACCACCCTGCGCTGCCGCCTCGACGGACGGGCCGACGCCCTGGTCAAGGCGGCAGCGGGGCACACCGTTGTCGGACTGCTCTCCGAGGAGCCCGACCTGGAGGAACTGTTCTTCGGCTACTACGCCCGCGAGGAGGCCAGCAGTGCTGCTGCGTGACCCGTTCGGCAAGACGCTGCACGACGCCCGCCGGTCCCTGCTGGTCTGGGCCGTCGCCGTCGTCGCCGTCGGCAGCATGTACGCGTCGTTCTGGCCGACCATGCAGACCCCGGAGATGGCAAAGGCGCTCGAGGCGTACCCGGAAGGGCTGCTGGAGGCGTTCAACTACCGCGACCTGACCAGCGCGGCCGGCTACCTCGGCAGCGCGGTCTACGGCCTGCTGGTGCCGCTGCTGGTGACGGTCTTCGCCATCACCGCCGGCAGCCGGGTGGTGGCCGGCGACGAGGAGGCCGGCACCCTCGACCTGGTCCTCGCGCACCCGGTGGGTCGGGCCCGACTCGCCCTGCTGCGGTTCGCCGCCGCCGCCGTCGGTGTCGTCGGGGTGACCGTGCTGCTCGGCCTGGCGCTGGTCGGGCTGCGCGGCCCGGCGCGACTGGCGAGTATCAGCGTCGGCGGGTTCGCGGCCATGACCCTGCACCTGGCGCTGTTCGGGCTGGCGTTCACCGCGCTCGCCTTCGCGGTCGGGGCGGCCACCGGGCGGCGGGCGACGGCCCTCGGCGCCGGCGCCGGGGTAGCCGTCCTCGGCTACCTGGCCAACTCGGTCTTCCCCCAGGTCGAGGGCCTCGGCTGGGCGCGGGAGGCGTCGCCGTACCACTGGTATCTGGGCGGCTCACCCCTGGTCGACGGGGTGCAGCCACTCGGCGCGCTGCTGCTGCTCGCCAGCACCGCCGCGCTGGTGGCCACCGGCACCGCCGCCTTCACCCGCCGCGACCTCGCCGTGTGACGTGCGGCAGGGACCGTTGGCGGCGCCGCACAGGACCCCTTGGCAACGCTTCAGCGGCCAAGCCAACGAACATCACGCTGCCCAGGACCACCCACGCTGGTCGTCGACCGCAGCTGCACGGCCAGCCGCCCCGGGTCGCTGGCGGCCCTCGCTGACGCTCGCCATCGCCGTCAGCCGGGGAGGAACGAGAGGCGGACCTGGCGGACCGGGTTGTCGCCGTTCGGGTCGACCAGGCACACCGACTGCCAGGTGCCCAGCGCGATCCGCCCGCCGACCACCGGCAGGGTCGCGTACGGCGGCACGAACGCCGGCAGCACGTGGTCCCGCCCGTGGCCGGGTGAGCCGTGCCGGTGCCGCCACCGGTTGTCGGCGGGGAGCAGCTCGTCCAGCGCGGTGAGCAGGTCGTTGTCGGAGCCGGACCCGGTCTCGATGATCGCCAGGCCGGCGGTGGCGTGCGGCACGAAGACGTGCAGCAGCCCGTCGCCCTGCCCGGCGACGAACCGCTCCGCCTCGGCGGTGATGTCCCGGACGGTGGGGCGATTTCCGGTCTGGACAGTGATCACCTCGGTGCGCATACGCCGCATTCTGCCCGAGCCGGACCGCCGTCGCCCGGCCGACCGCGCCGCGTCACCCACTGCCGCGCCGCCCCACCGGCCCCGGCAACATCCCCGCGCCCGTCCGCCACGTGCACGCCCGTGCGGTAGGACTCCGCGCACAACCGTGCGGTAGTAATCAGCCGCGGGTCCACCGATCCGGCCGCCATCACCGTCGCGCCCCGCAACCGGACGGATACGGGGCGACGGACCCGCGACCAGCGCGATGTTACCGGCGGGTACCTGTGTCGAGCGTCGCGTCTCCCGGCGGTGGACGTGACGACGGGTGCCACGAGGGGGCAGGATGGCGCTAGAGACCTGTCCCACCCACAACCGAGGGAACGCCTGTGGCTACGGAACGCAAGCGCCCGGTGATCACCGCCGGTCTGCCGAGCCAGCTTCCGGACATCGACCCCGCAGAGACCAGCGAATGGGTCGAGTCGCTCGACGGTGTCATCGGCGAACGCGGGACCAAGCGCGCCCGCTACGTCATGCTGCGCCTGCTGGAGCGGGCCCGCGAGCGCCAGGTCGGGGTGCCGTCCCTGACCACCACGGACTACATCAACAGCATCCCGCCGGAGCGTGAGCCCTGGTTCCCGGGTGACGAGCACGTCGAACGGCGGATCCGGGCGTACGTCCGGTGGAACGCGGCGATGCTGGTACACCGGGCGCAGCGGCCGGAGATCGGTGTGGGCGGGCACATCTCCACCTTCGCCAGCTCGGCCTCGCTCTACGAGGTCGGCTTCAACCACTTCTTCCGGGGTAAGGACCACCCGGGCGGCGGCGACCACATCTTCTACCAGGGCCACGCCTCCCCGGGCATGTACGCACGGGCGTTCCTGGAGGGCCGGCTCACCGAGCACCAGCTCGACGGATTCCGGCAGGAGCTGTCACACCCCGGGGGCGGCCTGCCGTCGTACCCGCACCCGCGGCTGATGCCGGACTTCTGGGAGTTCCCCACCGTCTCGATGGGCCTCGGCGGCGTCAACGCCATCTACCAGGCCCGGTTCAACCGGTACCTGCACCACCGCGGCATCAAGGACACCTCCGACCAGCACGTCTGGGCGTTCCTCGGCGACGGCGAGATGGACGAGCCGGAGACGCTCGGCGCGATCGGGGTGGCCGCCCGCGAGGAGCTGGACAACCTCACCTTCGTCATCAACTGCAACCTCCAGCGCCTCGACGGACCGGTCCGCGGCAACGGCAAGGTCATGCAGGAGCTGGAGGCGTTCTTCCGGGGTGCCGGCTGGAACGTCGTCAAGGTGGTGTGGGGCCGCGAGTGGGACCCGCTGCTCGCCCGGGACACCGACGGCGCGCTGGTCAACCTCATGAACACCACGCCCGACGGGGACTACCAGACCTACAAGGCGGAGTCCGGGACGTACGTCCGGGAGCACTTCTTCGGTCGCGACCCGCGGACCCGCAAGATGGTCGAGCACCTGACCGACGAGGAGATCTGGAACCTCAAGCGCGGCGGCCACGACTATCGGAAGCTCTACGCGGCGTACAAGGCGGCGATGGAGCACACCGGTCAGCCGACGGTGATCCTGGCCAAGACGATCAAGGGCTGGACGCTCGGCTCGCACTTCGAGGGCCGCAACGCCACCCACCAGATGAAGAAGCTGACGTTGGAGGACCTGAAGACCTTCCGCGACCGGCTCTACCTGGACATCCCGGACAGGGCGCTGGAGGAGAACCCCTACCTGCCGCCGTACTACCACCCGGGCGAGAAGTCCGACGAGATCGCCTACCTCAAGGACCGGCGAGCCCAACTCGGCGGCTATCTGCCGTCGCGGCGACCCGGCACCAAGCGGCTCACCATCCCCGGCCCGGAGCGCTTCTCCGACGTCAAGCGCGGCTCCGGCAAGCAGAAGGTTGCCACCACGATGGCCTTCGTCCGCCTGCTCAAGGACGTGATGAAGGACAAGGAGTTCGGCAGGCGCTGGGTGCCGATCATCCCGGACGAGGCACGCACCTTCGGCATGGACTCGCTGTTCCCGACGCAGAAGATCTACTCCCCGCACGGCCAGCGGTACACCTCGGTCGACCGGGAGCTGTTCCTGTCGTACAAGGAGTCGACCGCCGGGCAGATCCTGCACGAGGGCATCAACGAGGTCGGGTCGGTGGCGTCGTTCACGGCGGCGGGCTCCTCGTACGCCACGCACAACGAGCCGATGATCCCGATGTACATCTTCTACTCGATGTTCGGCTTCCAGCGCACCGCCGACGGGCTGTGGGCGGCGGCCGACCAGATGGCGCGGGGCTTCCTGCTCGGTGCCACCGCCGGACGCACCACACTCAACGGTGAGGGTCTCCAACACGAGGACGGCCACTCGCTGCTGATCGCTGCCACCAACCCGGCGGTGGTCGCCTACGACCCGGCGTTCGCGTACGAGATCGCGCACATCGTGGAGAACGGCCTGCACCGCATGTACGGAGTGGCGCAGGAGAACGTCTTCTACTACCTGACCGTCTACAACGAGCCGATCGTGCAGCCGGCGGAGCCGGACGCGGTGGACGTCGAGGGCCTGCTCAAGGGGATCTACCGCTACGCGGTGGCACCCCAGGTGGACGGTCCGAAGGCGCAGCTGCTCGCCTCGGGCACCGGCATGCAGTGGGCGCTGCAGGCGCAGGAGCTGCTCGCCCAGGACTGGGGGGTGGCCGCCGACGTCTGGTCGGTGACGTCGTGGACGGAGCTGCGCCGGGATGCGGTCGAGGCCGAGGAGCACAACCTGGTCAACCCGGGTGGAGACCAGCGGGTGCCGTATGTGGCGCGGAAGCTGGCCGACGCCGACGGCCCGAAGGTCGCGGTCAGCGACTGGATGCGGGCGGTGCCCGACCTGATCGCCCGCTGGGTGCCGGGCGACTACACCTCGCTCGGCACCGACGGGTTCGGCATGTCGGACACCCGGCACGCCCTGCGCCGGTACTTCCACGTGGACGCCGAGTCGATCGTGGTCGCGACGCTGCGGCAGCTCGCCCTGCGGGGCGCGGTGCCGGCGACCGTGCCCGCCGAGGCAGCCAAGAAGTACGCGATCGAGGACGTCACCGCCGCCCCGGTCGGCGAGACCGGCGGCGACAGCTAGCCCGGACAGGACGCACGGCCCGGCGCCATCACGCGCGTCGGGCCGTGCGCCGTGTCCAGGGACGGGCGGTTCGGCGCGGCCGGTATCGGACGCGGACTTGTTGCGACATCCGGGACGGCCAGGGCGCACAGTGGCGGTGGCCCGGGATCCCTGGCGGGGACCCGGGCCACCGCCGGGGGCGGGTGACGCCAGGACTCGGCCCGGTCAGCCGACGGCGGCCAGGTCGGTCAGCCGGGCGAGCGAGTCCTCCAGGTCGGCGCCGACCCGACGCAGGCCGAGTCGGAGCAGGGCGGCCTTGGCTGGGCCAGCCGGCCAGCGTACGACGATGAGCCGCACGGTCGTCCCGCCCTCCTCCTCGGCGGTGAGCTGGACGTAGATTTCGGTGCGCGCCTCGGCGCGGGCCCCGGCGCCCTTGGCGCGTTCCCGCCAGCCGATCAGGGTCGGCTCCTGGTAGGCGATCACCTCGGCCTCATGCGCCGTGCCGCGCCCCGCCTGGACCAACTGCCGCCGGCCGAAGCCCTCGCCCGAGAGCACCTCGGCCGCACGGACCCCGGCCAGCCAGTCCGGCAACTGTTCGGCCCGCTGGACGACGCCCCAGACCGCTCCGATCGGCGCCATCACGTGCGCACTGCGTTCCACGAGGATCATTTCCGTCTTCCTCCAGTGAGGACATCCCACAATATCGGCACTCTATGCGCAAATTCGGACTTACTTGGACGGGTTCGGAAAAGACACGCCGAAAACCATTGCGGAGCGGGGACTCCGAGGCCTATGGCGCTGCACGCCAGGGACCTGCCACAGCCGCTGGAAGACGCCGGCGGCTGGCTGAACCGGGACGCCGCCTACCGGTTCGCCGAGTACGCCGACGCGACCGCCGCCCGGTTTGGCGACCGGGTGCGGCTGTGGATCACGCTCAACGAACCATGCATCCACATGAGCCCCGGTCACGGCACGGGGGTGCACGCACCGGGGTCTACCTGTCGGTGGACGCGGCGCTCATCACGCAGGTGCTCCCCCGGGCCGCCGACCGGGCCAAGGATCTCGACGTGATCAACATCGCGAACCCGGCGCCACAGGTGCTCGGCCCGGCGATCTCCGCGCCGATCGTGGTGTTCCTGGGCGGCCACCCGGTCCTGTATGCCGTCACCGCGGCGGCCACCGTCCTGGTGTTTAAGATCCACTCCGTTGCGTGACCGCCGGCAGCACGGGCGGGGATCCCGTTGATGAGCGAGGCGATGACAAGGGGCCCTTCCTCGCGGCGCGAGGGGCGGCCGTAGGCTGGGGGCGTGACGGTACGTGTACGCTTCGCCCCCTCCCCTACCGGTATGTTCCACGTCGGCGGTGCCCGCTCGGCGCTGCAGAACTGGATCTACGCCAAGCAGCAGGGCGGGGTGTTCGTACTGCGCATCGAGGACACCGACGCGGCCCGCAACAAGCCGGAGTGGACCGAGGGGATCCTCTCGGCGCTGGACTGGATCGGCATCGCCCGGGGCAGCTACGAGGGCCCCTACTTCCAGTCCCGGTACGCCGGCGAGCACCGGGCCGCCGCCGCCCGGCTGTACGAGTCCGGTCGGGCGTACCACTGCGACTGCACCCGAGAGTCGGTACAGGCCCGCACCGGCTCGCAGTACACCGGGTACGACGGGTTCTGCCGCGACCGCGGCCTGACGCCCGGTGAGGGTCGCGCGCTGCGCTTCCGTACGCCCGACGAGGGCGAGACCGTGGTGGTCGATCTGATCCGTGGCGAGCCCACCTTCGAGAACAGGCTGATCGAGGACTTCGTCATCGCCCGGGGCGACGGCTCGCCGGTCTTCCTGCTCGCCAACGTGGTCGACGACGTGACCATGGGGATCACCCACGTGATCCGGGCCGAGGAGCACCTGCCCAACACCCCGAAGCAGCAGCTGCTCTGGGACGCGCTGGGCGTCAAGCCTCCGCTGTGGGCGCACGTCCCGGTGGTGGTCAACGAGAAGCGGCAGAAGCTGTCCAAGCGTCGCGACAAGGTCGCCCTCGAGGCGTACCGCGAGGAGGGTTACCTGGCCGACGCGATGCGCAACTATCTCATGCTGCTCGGCTGGGCGCCGTCCGGCGACCGCGAGATCGTGCCCTGGTCGGTGATCGAGGAGGAGTTCCGGCTGGCCGACGTCAACCCGTCGCCGGCGTTCTTCGACGAGAAGAAGCTGCGCGCGTTCAACGGCGAGTACATTCGCGCCCTGCCGGTGGCCGAGTTCATCGCCGCCTGTCAGCCGTGGCTGACCGGAGCCGACACCATCGCGCCGCCGCCATGGCAGCCAGAGGAGTTCGACGCCGAAGCGTTCGCGGCGGTGGCCCCGCTGGCGCAGACCCGGATCGCGGTGCTCAGCGAGATCGTGCCGAACGTCGACTTTCTCTTCCTGGACTCGCCGCTGATCGACGAGGCGGCCTGGGTCAAGGCGATGAAGGAGGGCGCAGCGGAGCTGCTCGACGCGTCCGTCGCCGCCTTCGAGGCGCTGGCGTCCTGGGACGCGGTGTCCATCAAGTCGGCGCTGGAGGCGGTCGGTGCACAGCGTGGCCTCAGGCTGGGCAAGGCTCAGGCCCCGGTCCGGGTCGCGGTGACCGGCCGCAGCGTCGGACTTCCGCTCTTCGAGTCGCTGGAGGTGCTCGGCCAGGACCGCACCCTCACCCGCCTGCGTGCCGCGCGTCTCCGGCTCTTCTGATCCCTCCCACCTTCGCGGGTCGGTCTCTACTCGCTTGTGCTGGCAATGTGACCGGACGACAAGTGCAAGATCACGGGGATGGTGGGGTCGTGGGGTGGCCTGGGAGGCGGGGCCGGGCGCCGGCGCGGCGACACACCGAATACCACTGGCGAGGCACGGGCCACACGTGCGACCCTGCCCGTCATGAAACCCTCCCTAACGGCACGATCCGCCCACCGGACAACAGCGGTCGTGGATTGATCGTCACGTGGTTCGCACCTACTTCCAACTACAGTTTGGCAAGGTGCAACCGGCCGCCGTGCGGCGGCGTCATAAGGTTGGGTATCCAGCCTGCGATTGCGGTCACGTCGGTCGGCCCGACACATGACCCTGCAGTGCAGCCATCCATCGAACGGGGCGAGGAGAAGGCGATGGTCCGAAGGGTACGGCGGCTGACCGCTCTGGTCGCGGGAGCACTGGCGACGGGAGTGCTGTCGCTCGGTCTGGCCGCTCCGGTGACGGCGACCCCGAAGCCGAGGCCCGCGGGCGTCGACATCACGGGCAAGGGGCTGACCGAGCCGCTGCGGCTGCGCGCGGACCTGCACCCGACCGAGGTGGTCGCCGTCATCGACCAGGTCAGCTTCCTCGGAAGCACCGGCCAGACCACCAGCCCGCGCAAGGCCGACCTCGGTCCGAAGTACACGCTCGTGGTGCTC
The sequence above is a segment of the Micromonospora sp. WMMA1363 genome. Coding sequences within it:
- a CDS encoding YjbQ family protein; this translates as MRTEVITVQTGNRPTVRDITAEAERFVAGQGDGLLHVFVPHATAGLAIIETGSGSDNDLLTALDELLPADNRWRHRHGSPGHGRDHVLPAFVPPYATLPVVGGRIALGTWQSVCLVDPNGDNPVRQVRLSFLPG
- the gltX gene encoding glutamate--tRNA ligase, which translates into the protein MTVRVRFAPSPTGMFHVGGARSALQNWIYAKQQGGVFVLRIEDTDAARNKPEWTEGILSALDWIGIARGSYEGPYFQSRYAGEHRAAAARLYESGRAYHCDCTRESVQARTGSQYTGYDGFCRDRGLTPGEGRALRFRTPDEGETVVVDLIRGEPTFENRLIEDFVIARGDGSPVFLLANVVDDVTMGITHVIRAEEHLPNTPKQQLLWDALGVKPPLWAHVPVVVNEKRQKLSKRRDKVALEAYREEGYLADAMRNYLMLLGWAPSGDREIVPWSVIEEEFRLADVNPSPAFFDEKKLRAFNGEYIRALPVAEFIAACQPWLTGADTIAPPPWQPEEFDAEAFAAVAPLAQTRIAVLSEIVPNVDFLFLDSPLIDEAAWVKAMKEGAAELLDASVAAFEALASWDAVSIKSALEAVGAQRGLRLGKAQAPVRVAVTGRSVGLPLFESLEVLGQDRTLTRLRAARLRLF
- a CDS encoding SRPBCC family protein, yielding MILVERSAHVMAPIGAVWGVVQRAEQLPDWLAGVRAAEVLSGEGFGRRQLVQAGRGTAHEAEVIAYQEPTLIGWRERAKGAGARAEARTEIYVQLTAEEEGGTTVRLIVVRWPAGPAKAALLRLGLRRVGADLEDSLARLTDLAAVG
- a CDS encoding ABC transporter permease subunit; translated protein: MLLRDPFGKTLHDARRSLLVWAVAVVAVGSMYASFWPTMQTPEMAKALEAYPEGLLEAFNYRDLTSAAGYLGSAVYGLLVPLLVTVFAITAGSRVVAGDEEAGTLDLVLAHPVGRARLALLRFAAAAVGVVGVTVLLGLALVGLRGPARLASISVGGFAAMTLHLALFGLAFTALAFAVGAATGRRATALGAGAGVAVLGYLANSVFPQVEGLGWAREASPYHWYLGGSPLVDGVQPLGALLLLASTAALVATGTAAFTRRDLAV
- a CDS encoding ABC transporter ATP-binding protein; translation: MAEPAIHTEDLVKTYGRNRGLAGLDLRVEPGEVYGFLGPNGAGKSTTIRLLLDLIRPTSGRIRVLGADPRRDGVALRRRIGYLAGDFVTDGRQTARELLTYLGNLRGGLPQARVDELASRLDLDLNRRIKGLSKGNRQKVGIVQAFMHDPELLVLDEPTSGLDPFLQQEFVTMVREARAAGRTVFMSSHVMSEVQQTADRIGIIRDGRLVTVARVEELRERAVRRVEIHFGDPVTEAEFAALPGVSEVSVAGTTLRCRLDGRADALVKAAAGHTVVGLLSEEPDLEELFFGYYAREEASSAAA
- the aceE gene encoding pyruvate dehydrogenase (acetyl-transferring), homodimeric type, with translation MATERKRPVITAGLPSQLPDIDPAETSEWVESLDGVIGERGTKRARYVMLRLLERARERQVGVPSLTTTDYINSIPPEREPWFPGDEHVERRIRAYVRWNAAMLVHRAQRPEIGVGGHISTFASSASLYEVGFNHFFRGKDHPGGGDHIFYQGHASPGMYARAFLEGRLTEHQLDGFRQELSHPGGGLPSYPHPRLMPDFWEFPTVSMGLGGVNAIYQARFNRYLHHRGIKDTSDQHVWAFLGDGEMDEPETLGAIGVAAREELDNLTFVINCNLQRLDGPVRGNGKVMQELEAFFRGAGWNVVKVVWGREWDPLLARDTDGALVNLMNTTPDGDYQTYKAESGTYVREHFFGRDPRTRKMVEHLTDEEIWNLKRGGHDYRKLYAAYKAAMEHTGQPTVILAKTIKGWTLGSHFEGRNATHQMKKLTLEDLKTFRDRLYLDIPDRALEENPYLPPYYHPGEKSDEIAYLKDRRAQLGGYLPSRRPGTKRLTIPGPERFSDVKRGSGKQKVATTMAFVRLLKDVMKDKEFGRRWVPIIPDEARTFGMDSLFPTQKIYSPHGQRYTSVDRELFLSYKESTAGQILHEGINEVGSVASFTAAGSSYATHNEPMIPMYIFYSMFGFQRTADGLWAAADQMARGFLLGATAGRTTLNGEGLQHEDGHSLLIAATNPAVVAYDPAFAYEIAHIVENGLHRMYGVAQENVFYYLTVYNEPIVQPAEPDAVDVEGLLKGIYRYAVAPQVDGPKAQLLASGTGMQWALQAQELLAQDWGVAADVWSVTSWTELRRDAVEAEEHNLVNPGGDQRVPYVARKLADADGPKVAVSDWMRAVPDLIARWVPGDYTSLGTDGFGMSDTRHALRRYFHVDAESIVVATLRQLALRGAVPATVPAEAAKKYAIEDVTAAPVGETGGDS